The genomic window AATCTGATATTCAGCACATTGATAACAAGATTGCTTCACTTCGTTCGCAATGACGTACTTTATGGACAGGAACTAATTAAACATTATTAAATAAACAATAAAAAATAAATCTATTACTATGAAGAACATTCAACTAAAATCCGGCATATTATTTATGTTGATGATAATAATTACTTTGTTTATACAAACTTCTTGTAAACAAAATATTGAAAATAAAGAAAAATTATCAGTCCTTACAGAAAAGACACTTATTCATCCAGAATGGGCATACAATAAAAATATCTACGAAGTAAATATAAGACAATACTCTATTGAAGGAAATTTTGTTGGATTTGAAAAACATTTACCGAGACTTAAAGAAATGGGAGTTGATATTTTATGGCTTATGCCGGTTAATCCAATTGGTGAAAAAAACAGGAAAGGAACAATGGGAAGTTATTACTCTGTTAAAGACTATAAAAAAATCAATCCCGAATTCGGAACAATAGAAGAATTCAAAAAATTAGTAACAAAAATTCATGAAATGGGGATGTATGTTATTATTGATTGGGTTGCAAATCATAGTGCATGGGATAATCAATTAATTTCTGACCATCCGGAATGGTACACAAAAGACAGCACAGGACAAATAATAAGTCCTGTTGATGACTGGACAGATGTTGCAGATTTTGATTATAATAATCAGGACTTGCAAAATTATATGATTGATGCTTTAAAATTCTGGGTCGAAGAAGCTGATATTGATGGATATAGGTGCGATGTTGCAGGAATGGTTCCTACTGAATTCTGGAATAATGCAAGAAAAGAACTTGATAAAATTAAGCCGGTTTTTATGTTGGCAGAGTGGGAAACTCCCGAATTGCATAAAAAAGCATTTGACATGTCATATAACTGGTCATTGTTACATACCATGAACGAAATAGCAAAAGGAAACGAACCTGCATCAAAACTTGATACTGTTTTAAATAAAATAGCAAAAAATTACCATACTGATGATTTTATAATGAATTTTACTACAAATCATGATGAAAACTCATGGAACGGTACAGTTTATGAAAGGTATGGTGATGGTGTAAAAACTTTTGCCGTATTAACTTTGACAATTCCGGGAATGCCTTTAATATATTCAGGACAGGAAACAGGATTAAACAAAAAACTAAGCTTTTTTGATAAAGATACAATTGTCTGGAATGATTCCGAAATGTTTGATTTTTATAAAACTTTATTAAAACTGAAAAAAGAGAATAAAGCTTTATGGAATGGCGAGAAAGGTGGTAATTTAA from Bacteroidales bacterium includes these protein-coding regions:
- a CDS encoding alpha-glucosidase C-terminal domain-containing protein, with product MKNIQLKSGILFMLMIIITLFIQTSCKQNIENKEKLSVLTEKTLIHPEWAYNKNIYEVNIRQYSIEGNFVGFEKHLPRLKEMGVDILWLMPVNPIGEKNRKGTMGSYYSVKDYKKINPEFGTIEEFKKLVTKIHEMGMYVIIDWVANHSAWDNQLISDHPEWYTKDSTGQIISPVDDWTDVADFDYNNQDLQNYMIDALKFWVEEADIDGYRCDVAGMVPTEFWNNARKELDKIKPVFMLAEWETPELHKKAFDMSYNWSLLHTMNEIAKGNEPASKLDTVLNKIAKNYHTDDFIMNFTTNHDENSWNGTVYERYGDGVKTFAVLTLTIPGMPLIYSGQETGLNKKLSFFDKDTIVWNDSEMFDFYKTLLKLKKENKALWNGEKGGNLTRIYTNNDKSVFAFVREKDEDKIFVILNLSNKKTKIIFKENNHTGTYKNIFSEEKFTFKKETELELEPWEYLVFE